Proteins from a single region of Bacillus carboniphilus:
- a CDS encoding DNA translocase FtsK gives MSKKKKRKSASRKELKRTVKYEIAALLLLAVTLVAALDLGVIGKAVIFVFRFFFGEWYVLLLLAMILLSFQFMWKREWPYLLSRRLLGIYIITCSLLLLSHVTLFELLVTQNSIQHPSVISNTWELFWMDVDGETSTHDLGGGMVGAFVFAFSFFLVDSLGTKILAVVLIMIGLALLTGKTFGDLFGKGIERASAFFKKQWSMFKKDMSTYKVKRKEKKQHKQEERENQTEDEEEVEVVQLQPEPREEPIISNFAEVAYRNSDQPKEKKSSKDEEATDTSSDIVPAIQFSEVENKDYQLPPLRLLHAPKQSDQSGEYELIHANAAKLERTFQSFGVKAKVTQVHIGPAVTKYEVYPDIGVKVSKIVNLSDDLALALAAKDIRIEAPIPGKSAIGIEVPNSEVAMVSLREVLDATATEKPESKLLIGLGRDITGEAVFAELNKMPHLLVAGATGSGKSVCVNGIITSILMRAKPHEVKLMMIDPKMVELNVYNGIPHLLAPVVTDAKKASQALKKVVSEMERRYELFSHTGTRNIEGYNELVRKQNAENEEKQPLLPFIVVIVDELADLMMVASNDVEDSITRLAQMARAAGIHLIIATQRPSVDVITGVIKANIPSRIAFAVSSQTDSRTILDMGGAEKLLGRGDMLFLPVGAAKPTRIQGAFMSDEEVEEIVEYVVAQQKAQYNEDMIPEEVVENREEVDDELYEDAVDLVVDMQSASVSMLQRRFRIGYTRAARLIDEMELRGIVGPYEGSKPRTVLVTKSSDEATPS, from the coding sequence ATGTCTAAAAAGAAAAAGAGAAAAAGTGCATCCCGAAAAGAACTGAAAAGAACGGTAAAATATGAGATAGCAGCCCTACTACTGTTGGCAGTAACTTTAGTTGCAGCATTAGATTTGGGTGTCATTGGTAAAGCCGTTATATTTGTTTTTCGATTCTTTTTTGGAGAATGGTATGTACTCTTGTTATTAGCAATGATTTTATTAAGTTTTCAATTTATGTGGAAAAGGGAATGGCCCTACCTTTTGAGTCGGAGATTACTAGGGATCTATATTATAACCTGTTCCCTTCTGTTGTTAAGCCATGTCACCTTATTTGAGCTACTAGTAACGCAAAATTCGATTCAGCACCCAAGTGTCATATCAAATACTTGGGAATTGTTCTGGATGGATGTAGATGGTGAAACGTCAACCCATGATTTAGGTGGAGGTATGGTGGGGGCATTTGTTTTCGCTTTCTCTTTTTTCTTAGTGGATTCATTAGGGACCAAGATTTTAGCTGTTGTATTGATTATGATTGGACTAGCCCTCCTTACCGGGAAGACGTTTGGAGATTTATTTGGGAAAGGTATAGAAAGGGCAAGTGCGTTCTTTAAGAAACAATGGTCCATGTTTAAAAAAGATATGTCTACATATAAAGTAAAACGAAAAGAAAAAAAGCAACATAAACAAGAAGAGCGTGAGAATCAAACAGAGGATGAGGAAGAAGTTGAAGTGGTTCAGCTTCAGCCAGAGCCACGAGAAGAGCCGATTATTTCGAACTTTGCAGAAGTCGCTTATCGAAACAGCGATCAGCCAAAAGAAAAGAAATCATCCAAGGATGAAGAAGCAACCGATACATCCAGTGATATTGTTCCTGCCATTCAATTTAGTGAAGTAGAGAATAAAGATTACCAACTACCACCACTGCGTTTGTTACATGCTCCAAAGCAATCTGACCAAAGTGGGGAATATGAGCTTATTCATGCTAATGCAGCGAAGCTTGAAAGAACGTTCCAAAGCTTTGGAGTTAAAGCCAAAGTAACACAGGTTCATATTGGACCTGCCGTTACGAAGTATGAAGTATATCCAGATATTGGTGTTAAGGTTAGTAAAATTGTAAACTTATCGGATGACTTAGCTTTAGCTTTAGCTGCGAAAGATATTCGGATTGAAGCCCCGATACCTGGAAAATCGGCAATTGGAATTGAAGTCCCGAATTCAGAGGTGGCAATGGTTAGTCTTCGCGAAGTATTGGATGCGACAGCAACTGAAAAACCTGAATCGAAGTTATTGATTGGCTTAGGACGAGATATTACGGGGGAAGCTGTGTTTGCCGAACTGAACAAAATGCCGCATCTTTTAGTAGCAGGAGCAACGGGTTCAGGGAAGAGTGTATGTGTCAATGGCATAATTACCAGTATTTTAATGCGGGCAAAGCCACATGAGGTAAAACTTATGATGATTGACCCTAAAATGGTTGAACTCAATGTGTACAATGGAATCCCTCATTTACTTGCGCCAGTTGTAACAGATGCCAAAAAAGCATCACAGGCACTTAAAAAAGTCGTAAGTGAAATGGAAAGACGCTATGAGTTATTCTCTCATACAGGTACAAGAAACATTGAAGGGTACAACGAACTTGTAAGAAAACAGAATGCTGAGAATGAAGAAAAACAACCATTATTGCCATTCATCGTCGTTATTGTGGATGAGTTAGCAGATTTAATGATGGTTGCTTCGAATGATGTGGAGGATTCTATTACTCGTTTAGCGCAAATGGCTCGTGCAGCTGGCATTCATCTAATAATCGCTACTCAGCGTCCATCTGTAGATGTTATTACAGGAGTCATCAAAGCGAATATTCCTTCGCGTATTGCCTTTGCAGTTTCTTCCCAAACCGACTCCCGAACGATTCTTGATATGGGAGGAGCAGAAAAACTACTTGGAAGAGGAGATATGCTTTTCCTACCAGTAGGTGCTGCGAAACCTACCCGTATTCAAGGGGCCTTCATGTCCGACGAAGAAGTAGAGGAAATTGTAGAGTATGTTGTCGCTCAGCAAAAAGCACAATACAACGAGGATATGATTCCAGAAGAGGTCGTGGAGAATCGAGAGGAAGTAGATGACGAATTATATGAGGATGCAGTTGACTTAGTTGTTGATATGCAATCCGCTTCTGTCTCCATGCTACAAAGACGCTTTAGGATTGGATATACTAGAGCAGCTCGCCTGATTGATGAAATGGAATTACGTGGTATTGTAGGACCTTATGAAGGAAGTAAACCAAGAACGGTCCTTGTCACTAAATCAAGCGATGAGGCAACACCTTCTTAA
- a CDS encoding GntR family transcriptional regulator has protein sequence MTVKPDQRHLYLQVIDKLKQSIEEGTYKMKERLPSEFELSKQLGVSRATLREALRVLEEENVIVRRHGVGTFVNSKPILNSGIEQLNSVTGMIENAGLRPGTIFLNSSDIGSTEEDQRRFSLKNGEDLLMIERVRTADGEPIVYCLDKIPRSILSDSFTHNQDSIFKLLEQRANCKITYAVSEIEPIGYHEKISPILNCDPETALLLLKQLHYDENDRPVLYSVNYFRADAFRFQVVRRR, from the coding sequence ATGACTGTAAAACCCGACCAACGCCACTTGTACCTTCAAGTGATTGACAAGTTGAAACAGAGTATCGAAGAGGGTACATACAAGATGAAGGAACGGTTACCTTCAGAGTTTGAATTATCCAAACAACTAGGGGTCAGCCGCGCAACACTAAGAGAAGCTCTTCGAGTATTGGAAGAAGAGAATGTGATAGTTCGTAGGCATGGAGTAGGAACTTTCGTCAATTCCAAACCAATATTAAACTCAGGGATTGAACAGTTAAATAGTGTAACTGGCATGATTGAAAATGCCGGGCTACGTCCAGGAACTATTTTTTTAAATTCAAGTGATATCGGTTCCACAGAAGAGGATCAGCGTCGTTTTTCGCTCAAAAATGGAGAAGACTTACTCATGATTGAAAGGGTACGCACAGCGGATGGAGAGCCTATCGTGTACTGTCTTGATAAAATTCCAAGGTCTATTTTATCTGATTCATTTACACATAATCAGGACTCTATCTTCAAACTACTAGAACAAAGGGCGAATTGTAAGATAACCTATGCGGTCTCTGAAATAGAACCCATTGGGTATCATGAAAAAATTTCACCTATTCTTAATTGCGACCCTGAAACCGCACTTTTGTTACTTAAACAACTCCATTATGATGAAAATGACAGACCTGTATTGTATTCCGTGAACTACTTTCGAGCCGATGCCTTTCGCTTCCAAGTGGTAAGAAGACGATAA
- a CDS encoding BMP family protein has product MKKRKYGLVLSLVLAAGTFLGACGNAEKEEGTQGNNEGTEDAFTVAMVTDVGGVDDKSFNQSAWTGLKEFGSENGLEQGTSGYHYLQSKNDADYATNLNTLVREDFNLIYGIGYKLKDAITTVAGQRTDTNFAIVDDVVELDNVASITFKEHQGSFLVGVVAGLTTKTNKIGFVGGIDSELINKFEYGFRAGVQAVNPDATVDVTYAGAFDKPDQGKTIAATMYGSGVDVIYHASGATGNGVFTEAKDIKKNDPDREVWVIGVDMDQAPEGELTLDSGETVNVTLTSMVKRVDVAVKDLAEKAKNGEFPGGEIIEYGIDENGIGIAPTQDNLTEDILSAVEEWTGKIQSGEIEVPKNEEEFNNFEL; this is encoded by the coding sequence TTGAAAAAACGTAAATATGGTCTAGTACTTTCACTCGTTTTAGCTGCAGGTACATTCCTAGGCGCTTGTGGAAATGCTGAAAAAGAAGAAGGTACTCAAGGTAATAACGAAGGAACAGAAGATGCATTTACAGTTGCAATGGTAACGGACGTTGGTGGAGTAGATGATAAATCTTTCAACCAATCAGCATGGACAGGTCTTAAAGAATTCGGTTCTGAAAACGGTCTTGAGCAAGGTACTTCTGGGTACCATTACCTACAATCCAAAAATGATGCAGACTATGCAACAAACTTAAATACTCTAGTACGTGAAGATTTTAATCTTATCTACGGTATTGGTTATAAATTAAAAGATGCAATCACAACAGTTGCAGGCCAAAGAACTGATACAAATTTTGCAATTGTAGATGATGTTGTTGAATTAGACAACGTAGCTAGCATCACTTTCAAAGAGCACCAAGGTTCATTCTTAGTTGGTGTAGTAGCTGGTCTTACAACGAAAACAAACAAAATCGGTTTCGTTGGTGGAATTGACAGTGAGCTTATTAACAAGTTTGAATATGGATTCCGCGCTGGAGTACAAGCAGTTAACCCAGATGCTACTGTTGATGTAACTTATGCGGGTGCATTTGATAAGCCTGACCAAGGTAAAACAATTGCAGCTACAATGTATGGCTCTGGTGTTGATGTAATTTACCATGCATCTGGTGCAACTGGTAACGGTGTATTCACGGAAGCAAAAGATATCAAGAAAAATGACCCAGATCGTGAAGTATGGGTAATCGGTGTTGATATGGACCAAGCTCCTGAAGGTGAGCTTACTCTAGATAGTGGAGAAACTGTAAACGTAACGTTAACTTCTATGGTTAAGCGTGTAGACGTTGCAGTTAAAGACCTTGCTGAAAAAGCTAAAAATGGTGAATTTCCAGGTGGAGAAATCATTGAGTACGGTATCGACGAAAACGGTATTGGAATTGCTCCAACACAAGATAATCTAACAGAAGACATTCTGTCAGCAGTTGAAGAGTGGACTGGAAAAATCCAAAGCGGTGAAATCGAAGTACCTAAGAACGAAGAAGAATTTAACAACTTCGAACTTTAA
- a CDS encoding ABC transporter ATP-binding protein, with product MEYVIEMLNIRKEFPGIVANDNVTLQVKPGEIHALLGENGAGKSTLMNVLFGLYQPENGEIRVRGEKVEITSPNIANDLGIGMVHQHFMLVDDFTVTENIILGKEPTKGKLFNNQKHARNKVKEISEKYGLKVDPDARIADISVGMQQRVEILKTLYRGADILILDEPTAVLTPQEIMDLIQIMKNLIREGKSIILITHKLKEIMEVCDRVTVIRKGVGIDTLNVSDTNPNELASLMVGRDVIFTTEKGQANPKDVVLSIEKLVVKDSRGVPAVKNLNLELKAGEIVGIAGVDGNGQSELIEAITGLRKVESGVISLNGKQIQNQKPRKITESGVGHIPQDRHKHGLVLDFPIGENMVLQTYYQKPFSKGSVLNFPAIYDKARALIEEFDVRTPSATTPARALSGGNQQKAIIGREVDRNPDLLIAAQPTRGLDVGAIEFIHRRLIEQRDQGKAVLLLSFELDEIMNVSDKIAVIYEGSIVAVVDPKETTEQELGLLMAGSTSKDGDDHNGK from the coding sequence ATGGAATATGTTATTGAGATGCTCAATATACGGAAAGAGTTTCCGGGAATCGTAGCGAATGATAATGTCACTCTCCAAGTTAAGCCTGGGGAAATTCATGCTTTATTAGGGGAGAATGGTGCTGGGAAATCAACACTTATGAATGTCCTCTTTGGTCTGTATCAACCAGAAAATGGTGAAATTCGTGTTCGAGGAGAGAAAGTCGAAATCACGAGCCCGAACATTGCCAACGATTTGGGGATCGGAATGGTCCACCAACACTTTATGCTTGTAGACGATTTTACTGTTACAGAAAATATAATACTTGGTAAAGAACCAACTAAGGGTAAATTATTTAATAACCAGAAGCATGCGAGAAACAAGGTTAAAGAAATCTCTGAAAAATATGGTTTAAAAGTGGACCCCGATGCAAGAATTGCCGATATATCGGTTGGTATGCAACAACGTGTTGAAATTTTGAAAACGCTATATCGTGGGGCAGATATCTTAATCTTAGATGAACCTACAGCCGTTTTAACACCGCAAGAAATTATGGATTTAATACAAATTATGAAAAATTTAATCCGTGAAGGTAAGTCTATTATTCTGATCACTCACAAACTGAAAGAGATTATGGAAGTTTGTGATCGAGTAACCGTCATTCGAAAAGGAGTAGGAATCGACACTTTAAATGTATCCGATACCAATCCTAATGAATTAGCAAGTTTAATGGTAGGTCGTGATGTCATATTTACAACTGAAAAAGGACAAGCAAATCCAAAGGATGTTGTGTTATCGATTGAGAAGCTAGTGGTGAAAGACTCAAGAGGTGTACCTGCAGTTAAAAACCTAAACTTAGAGCTTAAAGCGGGTGAAATTGTAGGGATTGCTGGAGTTGATGGAAATGGACAATCTGAGTTGATTGAAGCCATTACAGGTCTGCGCAAAGTGGAGTCTGGGGTCATCTCACTAAATGGAAAACAGATTCAAAATCAAAAGCCAAGAAAGATTACAGAAAGTGGTGTCGGTCACATCCCACAAGACCGTCATAAACATGGTCTTGTATTGGATTTTCCTATTGGAGAAAATATGGTTCTTCAAACGTATTACCAAAAGCCTTTTTCAAAGGGAAGCGTATTAAATTTCCCAGCCATTTACGATAAAGCACGTGCGCTCATTGAAGAGTTCGACGTACGTACACCATCTGCTACAACGCCTGCAAGAGCATTATCAGGTGGAAACCAACAAAAAGCGATTATTGGTCGTGAAGTTGACCGTAACCCAGATTTGTTAATTGCAGCACAACCTACACGTGGGTTAGACGTTGGAGCGATTGAATTTATTCATAGAAGATTGATTGAACAACGCGATCAAGGAAAAGCTGTATTACTCCTTTCCTTTGAATTAGATGAAATCATGAATGTAAGTGACAAGATTGCAGTGATCTATGAAGGTAGTATCGTAGCGGTCGTTGATCCAAAAGAAACAACTGAGCAAGAGCTTGGCCTACTGATGGCTGGTAGCACTTCTAAGGATGGTGACGATCACAATGGAAAATAA
- a CDS encoding ABC transporter permease: MENKETRKKLSVLQRVNFKSLLIPVLSVFLGLIAGAIIMLLTGYDPIKAYGALWQGSFGEIFYVGETVRQVTPYILSGLAVAFAFRTGLFNIGVEGQLLVGWIAAVWVGLTFDGLPKLVHLPLAVIAAALAGAIWAFIPGLLKARYRVHEVIVTIMMNYIALHATNSFIRDVMTDNSDSTARVPESASLSSNFLLEITDYSRMHWGFLIALLGAFFVWFLLEKTTKGYELRAVGFNQHASQYAGMNVNKNIILSMVISGGLAGLAGAMEGIGTFNYAFIHSAFTGVGFDGIAVALLGGNTAIGVVLAAFLFGGLKNGALTMQMDAMVPTELVEIIIALIIFFVASSYIFKWLLNRRKKGVE, from the coding sequence ATGGAAAATAAAGAGACAAGAAAAAAATTATCAGTCCTTCAAAGAGTGAATTTTAAAAGTCTTTTAATACCAGTATTATCTGTATTTTTAGGACTCATTGCTGGGGCCATCATCATGCTGTTAACAGGATATGATCCGATAAAAGCATACGGAGCCCTATGGCAAGGTTCTTTTGGGGAAATTTTTTATGTAGGAGAAACAGTTAGACAAGTTACGCCTTATATTTTATCTGGTTTAGCTGTCGCATTTGCCTTCCGTACAGGGTTATTTAACATTGGTGTGGAAGGGCAGCTTCTCGTAGGTTGGATAGCGGCTGTATGGGTAGGTTTAACGTTTGATGGATTACCAAAACTTGTTCATCTACCGCTTGCTGTTATTGCAGCAGCTCTAGCAGGTGCCATCTGGGCGTTCATTCCAGGATTACTAAAAGCACGGTACCGTGTTCACGAAGTTATTGTAACCATCATGATGAACTACATTGCCTTACATGCTACGAATTCTTTTATTCGTGACGTGATGACAGATAACAGTGACAGTACAGCTCGTGTCCCAGAGTCAGCATCATTAAGCTCTAACTTTTTATTAGAAATCACGGATTATTCACGTATGCACTGGGGATTCCTGATTGCCTTATTGGGAGCATTTTTCGTATGGTTCCTCTTAGAAAAAACAACGAAGGGTTACGAATTACGTGCGGTTGGTTTCAACCAACATGCTTCTCAATATGCGGGGATGAATGTTAATAAGAACATTATCCTATCGATGGTAATCTCAGGTGGTTTAGCTGGATTAGCTGGTGCCATGGAAGGGATTGGAACATTTAACTACGCATTTATTCACTCTGCATTCACTGGCGTAGGTTTTGATGGAATTGCTGTAGCTCTACTTGGTGGAAACACCGCAATTGGGGTTGTGCTAGCAGCCTTCCTATTTGGTGGATTAAAGAACGGTGCTTTAACCATGCAAATGGATGCTATGGTACCAACTGAATTAGTTGAAATCATCATTGCTCTTATCATTTTCTTTGTAGCAAGTAGTTATATCTTCAAATGGCTTCTTAATCGCCGTAAGAAGGGGGTGGAATAA
- a CDS encoding ABC transporter permease, which yields MEALQIIIPNTMVLAAPLILTALGGVFSERAGVVNIGLEGLMIMGAFVAIVFNLTFADALGDSVKWVALLVAMVISGIFAILHAVASISFRADQVVSGVAINFLALGIGLFFVKSVYGKGQTDRITEPFYSTNVPILSDIPIIGDLFFTRAYYTSFLAIALAILVWVVIFYTPFGLRLRSVGEHPMAADTMGINVTKMRYTAVILSGMFGGLGGAVFAQTISGDFGHATITGQGFMALAALIFGKWNPLGAMGAAIFFGFAQSLSRIGPSLPYIENVPSVILLIAPYALTILALAGFIGRAEAPKALNTPYIKGKR from the coding sequence ATGGAAGCATTACAAATCATAATTCCTAACACGATGGTATTAGCAGCACCACTTATTCTAACAGCCCTAGGTGGAGTTTTCTCAGAACGCGCCGGGGTCGTAAATATTGGACTAGAAGGACTCATGATTATGGGTGCCTTTGTTGCCATTGTTTTTAACTTAACCTTTGCAGATGCTTTAGGTGACTCGGTCAAATGGGTAGCCTTACTTGTTGCGATGGTTATATCCGGAATTTTCGCGATTTTACACGCAGTAGCATCTATTAGCTTCCGAGCAGATCAGGTAGTCAGTGGGGTAGCCATCAACTTCCTTGCACTCGGAATTGGTCTATTCTTTGTTAAAAGTGTGTATGGAAAAGGTCAAACGGATCGAATCACGGAGCCATTCTACTCTACTAACGTTCCAATTCTATCCGATATTCCGATTATCGGTGACTTGTTCTTTACGAGAGCTTATTATACTTCGTTCTTAGCGATTGCTTTAGCGATCCTTGTGTGGGTAGTGATTTTCTATACGCCGTTTGGTTTACGTCTACGTTCCGTTGGTGAACATCCAATGGCAGCAGACACAATGGGGATTAACGTTACAAAAATGAGATATACAGCCGTTATTCTAAGTGGTATGTTTGGTGGTCTTGGTGGTGCCGTTTTCGCACAAACGATTTCTGGTGACTTCGGCCATGCAACGATTACAGGACAAGGATTTATGGCTCTTGCGGCATTGATCTTTGGTAAATGGAATCCACTTGGAGCCATGGGAGCGGCTATCTTCTTTGGATTTGCTCAAAGTTTAAGCCGAATTGGTCCAAGTCTTCCATATATCGAAAACGTACCAAGTGTCATCTTACTGATTGCACCTTACGCATTAACAATCCTTGCTTTAGCTGGATTCATCGGCCGTGCAGAGGCACCAAAAGCATTAAATACTCCTTATATTAAAGGGAAACGATAG
- the yfmF gene encoding EF-P 5-aminopentanol modification-associated protein YfmF — translation MSVLKEEILDGKGFRIHVVQADQFKTNTLVFKMKAPLNREDITIRALLPYVLQASTEKFPTTTKLRSYLDELYGTGLFVDLGKKGEYHVITFSVDIANEKFLKDQTPLLEKAFELLSDILLKPLAKNGAFDSQTVEQEKRTLKQRIQAVNDDKMRYAGVRLVEEMCKEEPYSLPLNGFKEDVDAITPESLYQYFQRAFAEDELDLYVVGDVELDRVQNFADQWLQFENREPKQIERRSSKNPSEVKEVKEPQNVKQGKLNIGYRTNVLYGDEDYYAFQVMNGILGGFSHSKLFINVREKASLAYYAASRLESHKGLLLIMTGIDMQNYDQTVAIVKEQVQAMQNGDFTEQEIAQTKAVIRNQLLETVDTPRGMTEVLYHNVVAKKNIVLNEWLEKTERVTKDEIVSTAKKLQLDTIYFLTGKEQA, via the coding sequence TTGTCAGTATTGAAGGAAGAAATTCTCGATGGTAAAGGGTTTCGAATACATGTAGTCCAAGCTGATCAGTTTAAAACGAACACATTAGTATTTAAAATGAAAGCCCCTTTAAATAGAGAGGATATCACCATTAGAGCACTTTTACCTTATGTTTTACAGGCAAGTACGGAAAAATTCCCTACTACAACAAAGCTACGTTCGTATTTAGATGAACTATATGGTACTGGACTATTCGTCGACCTAGGGAAAAAGGGTGAATATCACGTTATCACCTTTTCAGTAGATATCGCCAACGAGAAGTTCTTAAAAGACCAAACTCCACTTTTAGAAAAAGCTTTCGAATTGTTATCAGATATTCTGTTAAAACCACTCGCTAAGAATGGTGCCTTTGATTCCCAAACAGTAGAACAAGAAAAGCGCACCCTGAAACAACGGATTCAAGCAGTGAATGACGACAAAATGAGATATGCTGGGGTTCGCTTGGTAGAAGAAATGTGTAAAGAGGAACCATACTCCTTGCCATTGAATGGTTTTAAGGAAGATGTGGATGCGATTACGCCGGAATCTCTTTATCAATATTTCCAGAGAGCATTTGCAGAGGATGAGTTAGATTTATATGTAGTAGGTGACGTAGAGCTTGATCGAGTTCAAAATTTTGCTGACCAATGGCTGCAGTTTGAGAACCGGGAGCCAAAGCAAATCGAAAGACGTTCAAGCAAAAATCCATCAGAAGTAAAAGAGGTTAAAGAACCTCAAAATGTAAAACAAGGAAAACTGAACATAGGGTATAGAACGAATGTTTTATACGGAGATGAGGATTACTACGCTTTCCAAGTAATGAACGGCATTCTGGGTGGCTTTTCACACTCTAAATTGTTTATCAATGTGCGTGAAAAAGCGAGCTTAGCCTATTATGCGGCAAGTCGTCTAGAAAGTCATAAAGGATTATTGTTAATCATGACTGGGATTGATATGCAAAACTACGATCAAACCGTAGCTATTGTAAAAGAACAAGTTCAGGCTATGCAAAACGGAGATTTTACCGAACAAGAAATTGCTCAGACAAAAGCTGTCATCAGAAATCAACTACTAGAAACAGTTGATACACCAAGAGGAATGACAGAGGTTCTTTATCACAATGTGGTAGCCAAGAAAAACATTGTGTTAAATGAATGGCTAGAAAAAACAGAAAGAGTAACAAAAGATGAGATTGTCTCAACAGCAAAGAAGCTTCAGTTAGATACGATCTATTTCTTAACTGGAAAGGAGCAAGCATAA
- the yfmH gene encoding EF-P 5-aminopentanol modification-associated protein YfmH — protein sequence MEKIPFEQLQVDLYYEKMENGLDVYILPKKGFNKTYATFTTDYGSIDNHFIPHGKQDYRKVPDGIAHFLEHKMFEKEDGDVFQQFSKQGASANAFTTFTRTAYLFSSTSDVERNLETLIDFVQDPYFTQETVDKEKGIIGQEITMYDDNPDWRLYFGAIESMHHTHPVKLDIAGTIESISKITKDDLYECYETFYHPSNMLLFIVGPVEPDQILKLVKENQAKKEYKEMPPVDRKFDEEPDTVAEKVKTLHMNVQTEKCMVGVKASKVDMSGAEMQKREQCAQVLLDMLFGKSSENYKDLYEQGLIDDSFSYDYSQERGYGFALVGSDTKDAQALTQAITNILMKAKTGEGLSEEALNRSKNKKIGGFLRAMNSPEYIANQFTRYRFNDMDLFNVLTVLESIQLTDIKQIASELIDESKISACHVLPQQES from the coding sequence ATGGAAAAGATACCATTCGAACAGCTCCAGGTTGATTTATACTATGAAAAAATGGAAAACGGTCTTGATGTCTATATCCTTCCGAAAAAAGGGTTTAACAAGACATACGCAACTTTCACAACAGATTATGGTTCCATTGATAATCACTTTATTCCGCATGGAAAACAAGATTATAGAAAGGTTCCTGATGGAATTGCACACTTTTTAGAGCACAAAATGTTTGAAAAAGAGGATGGGGACGTTTTTCAGCAGTTCAGTAAGCAAGGGGCTTCTGCGAATGCCTTTACAACTTTTACTAGAACGGCCTATCTATTCTCGAGTACGAGCGATGTAGAACGAAACTTAGAAACGCTCATTGACTTTGTTCAAGATCCTTATTTTACCCAAGAAACGGTTGATAAGGAAAAGGGGATCATTGGCCAAGAAATTACTATGTACGATGACAATCCTGATTGGAGATTATACTTTGGTGCTATTGAAAGTATGCACCATACCCATCCAGTTAAGTTGGATATAGCTGGTACCATTGAATCCATCTCAAAGATAACAAAAGATGATTTGTATGAATGCTATGAAACGTTCTATCACCCCTCAAACATGCTGTTGTTTATTGTTGGACCTGTTGAACCTGATCAAATTTTAAAGTTGGTCAAAGAAAATCAAGCGAAAAAAGAATACAAAGAAATGCCTCCTGTTGACAGAAAATTTGACGAAGAACCTGATACAGTAGCTGAAAAAGTCAAAACACTACATATGAACGTACAAACGGAAAAATGTATGGTAGGAGTCAAGGCTTCAAAAGTAGATATGTCAGGGGCTGAAATGCAAAAGCGGGAACAATGTGCTCAAGTCCTATTAGATATGCTTTTCGGAAAGAGTAGCGAAAACTACAAAGATCTTTATGAACAGGGCTTGATTGATGATTCCTTCTCTTATGATTACTCTCAAGAAAGAGGCTACGGGTTTGCATTAGTTGGTAGCGATACAAAGGATGCACAAGCTTTAACCCAAGCTATAACAAACATCCTAATGAAAGCAAAGACAGGAGAAGGTTTATCTGAGGAAGCATTAAATCGTTCCAAAAACAAGAAAATCGGAGGCTTCCTCCGTGCGATGAATTCTCCAGAATATATCGCAAACCAATTCACTCGTTATCGCTTTAATGATATGGATTTGTTTAATGTACTAACAGTCCTTGAATCGATTCAACTGACTGACATTAAGCAAATTGCAAGCGAACTGATTGATGAAAGTAAAATATCGGCATGTCACGTATTACCGCAACAAGAGAGCTAA